Part of the Acanthopagrus latus isolate v.2019 unplaced genomic scaffold, fAcaLat1.1, whole genome shotgun sequence genome, CCAGACCAAAGAGTCCAACCCTTATCAGTGACAAAAGCATTTACCtctttcacttttctgtttcacttATCTTATTCACATCTTATTTAAggtttcacctttttttatAGGTATCTACAGACTCCAAATGGCCTGAAACATGCCCCTAAACATGTCCTGGGGGAAGGGTTTTGGCCCTGACACTTGTTGAATTTTCAGCAGATTCTGGCTAGTTTCCAATGCTTATAATAGGGATCGACCAATAATAATACCGATAATATCGGCcgatatttggcatttttacgATCATCGGCATCGGCCGTTTTCTTCACCGATAACcgataaaattaattaatgtattttaaaatgcgCTCCttcggctctgatgcagccgTCTCTGCCTGAAGTCACCACTCTCTTGGTTGTGTAACAATGTCCCGCCCACATCCCTCACTGATTGGCTACTTGGCACAAGTGAGCCAGTGACAGCCAATCAATCAACACTGAAGCCTCTACATGCAgtgccacagacacagaggagaacagaggattGCTCCGGTGGCTGCTCCAGCAGAAAAGGTAAGGCAGTGTCAGTCGACGTTTCAAAGCCCTTTGatgaagttttaaaaataccacagccTTGATCAATATTAGTGATAACATTCAGGCCCAGAGTCGACATTTCACCAACCTACTTGTCTAGTCGCATCAAGCATACGACTTTGCAAGATAGGACTAGCATCACtcacgacaaaaaaaaaaaaaaaagttgttgagaTCAAACTTTTCACAACTTCAACACGGGATAGGCTATTTAATGATGGCTCACCGCTACATTATGATTGACACGACCGGCCGCTTTAGAGCTGGGGCCAGATGCACAATAATAATAGGAGACCCTTACGGTTATCATTACTTTGTGGGAATAATTAATCTCCTAACGTGTCTCAGCCCGTGGGGCGGCTCCTGGTTTGTCAATAAACAACACCCGAGGCCATTATAGCCTATAAGTTTAACACCACACACTAACGTGTCCTCTCCCTCAGTGCTCATGCTGCCACTACACAATGATCACACAGAATATGTGTTAAATATTCGTCTTTTTGCCGGTCACTCGTAAAGTCCAGGGAAATGATGGGCCATTTCAATGACTCAAGCAGAGAGCACGAGTTTTTTCAATCAATAAATTTACCGTCGCGTCTAGTGTAAAGTAGCCTTTATTGTTTGCATTTACAATTGCCAAGTGCCTTATTCTTATGTAATATGACATACAGTTCTAAGCACAATAGTGCACATTTAATGTTCTGAGATTCAGAATATGAATTCAtttctctaaataaataaatataataataaataaggaaCTATAAGTGAAAAAGAGCACTGAaagttgtgtctttatttactcctgctgttttatgtaaaattttaatctgaaaagtaactattATATCTATAAAATAGGCATTTTAGTTAAGAttatgtgttcatgttcatgttatgtgaaaaaattaaaaattaaaggacattttttcagtgtaaacaaacagtatacTGTATTCATTCTAATcccaggtgtgtttctgtaaattctgacaccaaaattttcatttttactgcaaataaatatcgGTTATACATATCGGCTATCGGTTTCACTTGGTTATCAATAATCTGTATcgtatcggccctgaaaaatcCATATCGGTCGATCCCTACTTGTTACTGCACAGACAAACGACAGTTTGACGGGCTTAGTAGCCGTCTGCCCCGCgctgttacagatcacaacccccttctcctgcctcgagTGTTTACATAACAAAGCTTAGCCAAACCTCGACCGGCGTTTACTGCTCTGCAGTTGCAGTAACGCGGatgcaatttagcaattgcCGTTACAAGAGAAAAGTGTAACGCTGAGGATTTATTTATAGCGGCATAACTTCCAGCACATGGCTAGTtcgtcaacaacaacaacaaggcgcgcattgcccacaatgcacctGGTGCATGACCACTACGGGTCCTATTATAACCCAAAATACACAACATCTCCTCCCCTCTTACAAAGGATGTACTACGGAATAAACAGGTGATCTACTCAAAAGCTTCCGTCTTCACTGGAACATGACATaacatcacaaacatttcaCCTTTTCCCTTATTAACTGTATGGTTATAACAACAACTCTTTTTTAATTGCTAACTTGGGAGTGAGGGTAGACTACCTCAACCTCCCCCATGACCCATGGGGATTATTCTGCCCCGTTCACTTGGGTCAGGTACTGTCTAATAACTCAGATGAACAGGAGGCCGCCACTCTCTGTTGGGGTATCGGCGGTCTGTGGGaatgtcagtctgtgtgctcTCTTGTGGAGCATTTGTTTCTGGCACTGAAGATGTCTCAGTCTCTCTTGCAGTCTCATTTACAGTGGGAACCACTTTTCCTGATGTGGTGGAGTTCTCTACTTGCATGTGTGGATGAACTGATGAGTTGATGAGTGCATTTTTAAGATCTTCAAAAGACCTTTCTGCAGACACTGGTGTGGTCTGTAGTAGCTGATCCACGTGCCTTCTCCACACTCCATCAGCAACCTGTACTGTATATGAAACTGGTCCAGTTTGTGCGATAACAGTTGCAGGAACCTACTTGTGTCCTCCTCGGTAGTTCCTGGCCAGCACTGTTTCGCCGGAGCTGAAGACTCTGTCCTTGACCTGTTGACCCCTGTACATAAtttgtttctcttgttgtttttgcataGTGTCCTTCACAGTTGAGGGTTTCAAAAGATCAAAGGTAGTGCGCAGATCTCGCTTGAACATTGCGTTGGCAGGAGATGTCCTTGTGGTTGCATGTGGACTGTTCCGGTAGTTAAGCAGAAACTTGTGCAGTCTCTGACGCAGTGTTCCTTGGCcttgtgatgttttcagtgcGTGTTTCATTGTCTGAACAAACCTTTCTGCAAGGCCATTTGTTGCAGGATGGTATGGAGCTGATGTAATGTGCTGCACTCCATTAGCCTGCAGAAAAGCCTCCATTTCCTGTGAATCCAGTTGAGGTCCATTGTCAGAGACTAGCTGTGTAGGAGATCCAAACCTACTGAACATTTCTCCTAGTGCTTCTCTGGTCTTCTCAGTGGTGGTTGATTTCATGATGGTCACTTCAGGCCATTTACTGTGCGCATCAACAGCTACaagaaacattttgtcctcGTATGGACCTGCAAAGTCAATGTGCACACGATGCCATGGCTCCTGTGGGAACTCCcagggatgaagaggagctaGTGGTGGGTTGTTTCGGACCTCATGACACGATGAACAGCTTTTAGCTATCTCCTCAATCTGTTTGTCCATATTTGGCCACCAAAAATAGCTTCTTGCTATTTCCTTCATTCTCACTCTTCCACTGTGTCCTGCATGAAGTTGCTTCAACAGTTTTGTGTGAAGTGACAGGGGAATAATGACTCTCCTCCCCCACAGCAAAAAGCTCCGCCCGCTTTCCAAGGAAGGCCTTCAAGTTTGCAtcctcacctgcaggaagaCCCTTAATGATCCAGTCCATCACTGCTGACAACACAGGGTCATTCCTGGTCACCTTTTTCACCTGCACAGCTGAAACAGGTGCAGTCTCTACCTCCCTGAAGTAGAGGATCTCAACAGTGTCCGAGTCAGGTTTTTTAACAGGAAGAGGTAACCTGGACAACCCATCTGCATTGCAATGACACTCCGACTTGCGATACTTTATGTCATATGAGTGTCCTGACAATATCAACGCCCACCTCTGGAGACGAGAAGCAGCAAGAGATGGAATCCCTGTGTAAGGTCCCAGGATGGTTGTGTGTGGTCGATGGTCAGTTAAAAGTGTAAACTTCCTACCGTACAAGTACTGGTGAAATTTCCGAACACCAAATACAATGCTCAGAGCCTCTCGTTCCAGCTGAGCATAGTTGGTCTCTGCCGTGTTTAATGTCCTTGATGCGAAAGCAATTGGCTTTTCTTCGCTGTTTGGCAGAATGTAGGAAATCACTGCCCCTACCCCATAAGGAGAAGCATCACAGGCAAGCTGAATTGGGAACTTATGATTGAAGTGGGTTAGCACCTCAGATGCAGTCAGTGAATCCTTTGCCTTTTGGAAGGCCTCTTGACAGCTTGCTGTCCACTTCCATGCTTCCTCTTTGCGTAGCAGGTTATGCAGTGGTTTCAGGAGTGATGCCAAGTTGGGTATGAACCGTCCATAGTAGTTCAACAGTCCTAAGAAAGACTTTAACTGGCTGACATTTTGTGGTGGGGGTGCATCCACAATTGCTGTGATCTTagaaggtgcagtgtgtagtcCATTTGCGTCAATCACGTGACCTAGATATTCCACAGATGACTGGATAAAGTCACATTTCTCCTTACGGACTCTCAATCCGTATTCCTTCAGTCTCTGAAGGGTCGCATCCAGGTTGCGCAGATGTTCTTCATCATCTGCTCCTGTACAAAGGATATCATCCAAGTAACACTGCACTCCAGGTAATCCGCTCAGGATTTGATCAATCGCTTGCTGAAACAATGCTGGAGCTGATGTGATGCCAAAAGGCAACCTGCAGTATCTGAAAAGTCCCTTACGTGTGTTGATAGTCAACTTTTCACATGACTGCTCTTCAACGTGCATTTGCAGGTAAGCCTGGTTGAGATCTATTTTGCTGAACTTTTGTCCCCCACTCAGGCCAGCAAATAAATCATCAATCAGAGGGAGAGGATACTGCTCTGCTGTCAATACAGGATTCACGGATACCTTGAAGTCTCCGCAGATCCGGATTCCTCCATCCTTTTTAGGAACTGGAATGATAGGCGTGGCCCACTCACTGGTTGTAACCGGCTCCAGAACACCATTCTTGACTAGTGCGTCTAAGTCACCACCTTGGGCCGAATGGCGTACGGCACAGGTCTAGCCTTCATAAAGACTGGCTTGCTGTCAggtttgacatgcagcttcactgtcatttttttcatgctgccCAGTTCCTCACGAAAAACCTCTTTGTGCTTTTCCAGTATGGCCTGCAGCTGGGAGGAACCATGCAACAGCTTCCTCACTTCTTGCCAGTTGAGTCTGATTGCTTTGAGCCACACGTCCCATTATAGCAGGGCAGTTCTTCTGCGTAACATACACAGGCAGCTTAACAGTTTGATCATTGCATTGAACAGTCACCTCCGTCATTCCTTTCATAGGCACTCGATGTCCAGTATACCCTTTAAAAACTTTGTCGGAGGGTTTGAGTGGAAGGTGCTTCAGAAACTTCCTGTAGACATTATATGACACTAATGATGCTTTTGAACCTGTGTCAATCTGCATTTTTACAGAATGTCCTTCCAGTTTGGGCTTGACCCAAAAGCTGTCTGAGGTGTCATCCACCTTCAGTATTTGCACAGTATTTATTGCAGACGACACTTCTTCATCTGAGGAATCACTTGCTCTGTCCTCATGAAGCTTAACTGTGCGAAcatgtctttccttttttaattttgcagtGCCTCTTTTATTTCCAGTCTTTGAGCCCTTATCCTTGCTCTTTTTGTTCCTGCATGCTCGTGCTacatggccttttttttccacagttgttGCAATCCATTTCCTTGCACCAGCAATCATTAGCAAGGTGTCCTAACTTGCCACAGCGGAAACACGGTCCTTGTGTATTTGCTTTACCACTGTCAAGTTTGTGTACTCTGTCTGTAGCATGTAGAGCATGGGCTTCTTTCGACGCCATTTCCATGGTCACACTGATATTAATTGCCTTCTCAAGAGTCAAGTCACTTTCTGTGAGTAATTTTTTTGTGCAGCTTCATTTCTTAATCCACACACAAGTCTGTCTcttaatgtgtcatttaaaacatctttaaacaaacagtgttcagcTAATTTTCGTAACGATGCAACAAACATAGTGACAGACTCACCCTCTTCTTGGTTTCGCTTGTGAAACCTGAATCTTTCAGCGATTATGAGGGGCTTGGGCGAGAAATGTTTAGTCAGTGTGTCCACAATCTCTGTGAAACTTTTACTGCCTGGCTTTGCTGGTTGCAGAAGGCTCCGTAGCAGGTTAAAAGTCTTTGGGCCTATCACACTCAAAAAAATGGGCACCAGTTTATCATCCTGTATTTCATTAGCCGCAACGAAATATCCAAAACGCTCCGTATATGAGCTCCATTGCTCTGTGCTTTCGTCGAAGGGACCGATTGAGCCAATAACTCCATCCATTACTCGGCTCCTGGTTGAATGGCGCTCTTCCCCTCACAACTGTTCCTTCTCGTAACGTCCTTCCCCCCCGCGTTACTCACGGAGTTTTCCTTTGTCGTCTTTTCCGCTGCTCACTCCTCCCCGTTTCGCTGAAAAAATCGGCATCCACCGCCGCACACCGGGTGACGCGTCCGCACACCTGCGCCGTCTAACACTGGGTCAGCGCGAGGCATTGGCAGgaaaaaacagttcaaaactCCTACTGTCGCGGACTGCAGCGCCGGTCCAGTCGTCCTCGTCGCCACTTTTTGTTATATCTTCACTGTGTTACTAGTATAACAATGATTTCTCGGACCACGACGTAACGTTGAGGATTTATTTATAGCGGCATAACTTCCAGCACATGGCTAGTtcgtcaacaacaacaacaaggcgcgcattgcccacaatgcacctGGTGCATGACCACTACGGGTCCTATTATAACCCAAAATACACAACAGATCCCACCTGAAGTCAGGCACGGGGGCGGACAACGGACGCTCCATCGAATAAGTGAGTACGGCGTTTTGAATCATTTGCTCAATTCTAAAAGCCTAGGTTGACTTTTGTAATTCCTGTGTGGTTGAAAGTCATATTCCCCATGTAAAACCTGTGTGGTGTTGGGTGATTTGTGTTAAGAGTCCGAGTGAAGAGACACCATTCCATATAAAGCTGTGTGTTATGGAATTTTGAGTTAAAGGGCTCGGTGAGGAGCGCCTTTTTATTTTCCACGTAATACCTGTGTGGTGgtggattaaaaataaaaaataaaaaatgcagtaCGAGGATGTCAGCACTTAACGAGTAAAGCATGCAAAAGAACTGATGTTCTTGACAGTAATACAGTgtaactgcactttaacactgatgtaaactataatatataatatatataatatatatatatacctctGCAGTGTTAAGAACATTTCAAGAGACCATAGATATTTTAGATGCTACTTACTAATGAGTAGATATTAAATAGTGGTCGACCAAGGTAAAGTAAgcatataatataatatgataataacatgactgtaaaaatgatatgatacagtataGCATTATATGAGGCCCCTCTATGATAAAATGGGCATATGAGTGATAAGAATATACGAAAtaagtataaagaataaactTTGTTGTGACATTCAGTGACTAGTATACAGATTGTATACTATAGAGGTGTGTTGCTCGGAACAAACCACCTGGCTGAATAAGTGTGCTTTGATGAGATCCAACCATACACTGTATGGAAAGATCATTGTGCTTGAAGTTTGTGTGAATGATAAGCCCATTGAAAGTTTAAGGAAatctgtcccagtgagtcacTACAAATTATGAGGAACAAATTGGggaaatcaaaaaatgtatctgacatttttacagGCTCTGCTGAATTAAAAGCAGACACATGGGGGAAAATGTGGTTAAGGATTTCAACTTTGGCATTTTGTCACCCTTGAGGTGTTTCCAATTAAGACACATTAAGCACAGAATGTTTGAGATGGTGTAGAGTATGTTGAAAGGAAAGGTAAAATGAACATagggaagaaaaagatggaCTGATaagttgttttcttcaaaatcaGTAGCGGGAttgaaagaaatctgaaaagAGGGTTTGagtaagaaaaagaaggagcGAAGAATGTAGGGCTAGAATCTATGAATggacctcctcctgctgtctccaCACCTACAAACCTTCAGCGACACCTTCTCCACATGTGGTCAAGCACCCCGAGATGACTTTAAGAAAGAAGGCGGGAAACAAATACACCCTGATTTTCAGCTGTCTTCCTATCTcctaaacagcaacaacttaaCCTGCTTCTCCAAGAAAGACTTTTCTCCAATAGCAGATTCTGCTGACTGCTGGATGTGGAGAGAAGATCACAGAGGGGATGATGTTTCCCTAGCTCCATGCcgaggaaaacaggaaaacagactGTAATTGTGATCCATGTCCATGGCCATGTCAACTGAACGAAATGAAGGAGGTTGCAGAGGAGGTACCTGACACAAAGATTGGAGTTTTGGTGGGCCACAGAATCCTGGACAGAgatcacaaacaaaagcaagaggagaagaagactgACTCCACATCGAACTATCAATGACGGTGCAACAGCACTGACCAGAAGACCGATGCTACAGAGGAAAGGCGATGGGAACCCTGAGCTTAATCAGCAAGAAAGGCGAGATCCAGAAGAATCCTGGCCACATGCACCACATGAAGGTGTCTGCTCATTCACCAGGACACAAccagaggagacagtggaggaAGGTCAGAGCATTGAGCACATAGACATGAGCACATTGAGACACAAgtaatgatgacacacacacacacacacacacacacacacacacacacacacacacacacacacacacacattgattgaCTGCtaatgacttaaaaaaaaaattgcttctAACATTATTTAATAGCTTGGGACTGTaagcaagtttgacattttggggataTAAAAGATGCAAAATTCCCTAAAACTGTAGAAGTCAGTGTTGATGTCATTTCAGTCAAGCATAAATCAAGCTGCCATTGTTGACTTCCTAAATCTCACCATGtatctaaagaaaacaaaaaaaaccaaaaacaaatggGGGGTGGAGATCATTAAAACACCTTAGggtcataaatgaagctggtcagcatccagcagatgttttaaCACTAATGTTAAACATTCTTTCAGACTGGGCTTTTTCAGTTGTTAatttaacaaatgcatattATAGCATTCCTGTTCATCCTGACTCACAGTTCTGGCTTGTTTTCACTATCAGTGGTATTCTTGGATGCAGATGCCATAGGGTTTTCTTCTCCAATTTCACTTTGGATTTGCAGTAGAGCTGAGAACTTGCATAGCATTGGCAGCCATCGTGTGTTAATACTTGACCAGTATGTTGACAATGTTTGTGCATATGTCTTCCTATGCAGGGGCATTGTCAAACTGAGATAGcgtttccatttttgttttctggcagaaaacgGTCCAAAATTTTTTTGACGGACAAgatgcaaattattttttaaaaaatgaaatgcattattttaatCCGGAAAAGTCGTGAATTAGGTCCCGATTACATCCACGATGTTTCAAAAAACTGcgaatgaaaaaacaaacaaacaaacaaaaaaaaacgattgCCTTATTGAATTTAgcaggctattgttgtccatggaTTTGATACAATTGTGGAGATCTCCCAACCCCTATATGACATCACATATGGGGGTAGACATTTGGCCATGActgactttttgactttttgacgCAGAGAAAGCTTTAACTGACTTAAAACAAGCTTTATCGAGTTTGCCTTAGCCTAGGGCTACCAGACACtcccacatttttaaatctttttgtttttctgaaaatagTGAGTTTTATGACAGAAAATTCTAACTCAGTCACATGGTGAGATACAACCTGTGGGATACTATTCATAAAAGGATTTTCCACAGCAGGGAGAGGTATGGTTGCATGTCTCAGGCTATTTTTCATTCCAGGGACTGGGAATAATATCACAGTACATACTGACTCTCAGTATGCATTTGATGTATGTCATGATTTTCCACACATTATAGGAAA contains:
- the LOC119016332 gene encoding LOW QUALITY PROTEIN: uncharacterized protein K02A2.6-like (The sequence of the model RefSeq protein was modified relative to this genomic sequence to represent the inferred CDS: inserted 1 base in 1 codon) is translated as MKKMTVKLHVKPDSKPVFMKARPVPYAIRPKVXDLDALVKNGVLEPVTTSEWATPIIPVPKKDGGIRICGDFKVSVNPVLTAEQYPLPLIDDLFAGLSGGQKFSKIDLNQAYLQMHVEEQSCEKLTINTRKGLFRYCRLPFGITSAPALFQQAIDQILSGLPGVQCYLDDILCTGADDEEHLRNLDATLQRLKEYGLRVRKEKCDFIQSSVEYLGHVIDANGLHTAPSKITAIVDAPPPQNVSQLKSFLGLLNYYGRFIPNLASLLKPLHNLLRKEEAWKWTASCQEAFQKAKDSLTASEVLTHFNHKFPIQLACDASPYGVGAVISYILPNSEEKPIAFASRTLNTAETNYAQLEREALSIVFGVRKFHQYLYGRKFTLLTDHRPHTTILGPYTGIPSLAASRLQRWALILSGHSYDIKYRKSECHCNADGLSRLPLPVKKPDSDTVEILYFREVETAPVSAVQVKKVTRNDPVLSAVMDWIIKGLPAGEDANLKAFLGKRAELFAVGEERHSGRVRMKEIARSYFWWPNMDKQIEEIAKSCSSCHEVRNNPPLAPLHPWEFPQEPWHRVHIDFAGPYEDKMFLVAVDAHSKWPEVTIMKSTTTEKTREALGEMFSRFGSPTQLVSDNGPQLDSQEMEAFLQANGVQHITSAPYHPATNGLAERFVQTMKHALKTSQGQGTLRQRLHKFLLNYRNSPHATTRTSPANAMFKRDLRTTFDLLKPSTVKDTMQKQQEKQIMYRGQQVKDRVFSSGETVLARNYRGGHK